The following coding sequences are from one Fusibacter sp. A1 window:
- a CDS encoding EAL domain-containing protein, which produces MNSLILKVVQAKTDFKSFYEKKIQLIEYNKATDSIENLLALLLSAAKLKEYAVFSQLLDYTESFPEVESNQYYNFYYCEALGAFYDSTNNFESAIQHYDQAYKYARNLEDPFLILSSRRTLAATYYHNRDLEMALYYSQLAVQSLDDSTDILESIKVYMVYGVILTVKSELETALKINLKALALYEQVDNYKNQLNYGVLVLNTFEVYFKLGNLKMANELLEIGLHTMYDNHYDYFLDDLLKTIADFYECQGQLNYAVKYLKDYIAVNERINSPRPQINEHPMQQEKIRLLESKNELLSKRVTELFHEIESEKSNGELSSLIQNLEDALEHGEITAFYQGKWSVEHRRITGAEALIRWVKDSSVIPPGVFIEKVEEYPIIIELSNKVLKESISFCKEITTAYDPEFTISVNITPYQLINQPLANTIEHFLKEEGLDASHLEIEITERSFYNQNPKIIMELYQIKELGVHISLDDFGVGYSAISCLIGMPVDSVKLDRILINNLGENIKSQKLVAGIIDVVHKLDLKVIAEGVETQKQKDWLIEEACDVLQGYYFSKPVDRKKFIDELMAQE; this is translated from the coding sequence ATGAACTCACTAATACTTAAAGTAGTACAAGCGAAAACTGACTTTAAAAGCTTTTACGAAAAAAAAATTCAACTTATTGAATACAACAAAGCCACTGATTCAATCGAGAACCTCCTTGCGCTTCTTTTATCTGCTGCAAAACTTAAAGAGTATGCGGTTTTCAGTCAGCTGCTTGATTACACTGAAAGCTTTCCAGAAGTTGAATCTAATCAATATTATAACTTTTACTACTGTGAAGCCTTAGGTGCGTTCTATGACTCCACTAATAATTTTGAGAGTGCCATCCAACACTATGATCAAGCCTACAAATATGCCCGAAATCTTGAAGATCCATTTCTTATCTTAAGCTCAAGGCGTACGCTTGCTGCGACTTACTATCATAATAGAGATTTAGAAATGGCACTTTACTATTCGCAGTTGGCCGTCCAATCTCTGGATGATAGCACTGACATTTTGGAATCGATAAAAGTGTACATGGTCTATGGCGTCATCCTAACAGTAAAATCAGAACTTGAAACCGCGCTTAAAATCAATCTTAAAGCACTTGCTCTCTATGAGCAAGTCGACAATTATAAAAACCAACTCAATTATGGCGTTTTAGTCCTCAATACTTTCGAGGTTTATTTCAAATTGGGCAATCTTAAAATGGCCAACGAACTTCTTGAAATCGGACTGCACACGATGTACGATAACCACTATGATTACTTTCTTGATGATTTGCTAAAAACAATAGCAGATTTTTATGAGTGCCAAGGTCAACTTAACTATGCGGTCAAATACTTAAAGGACTATATTGCTGTCAACGAACGAATCAACTCCCCCCGACCTCAAATAAATGAGCACCCCATGCAACAAGAAAAAATAAGACTGCTTGAATCAAAAAATGAGTTACTTAGCAAACGCGTGACTGAGCTTTTTCATGAAATCGAATCGGAAAAATCAAATGGAGAACTGAGCTCCTTAATACAGAATTTAGAAGACGCACTTGAACATGGCGAGATCACAGCCTTTTATCAAGGTAAATGGTCCGTTGAACACAGGCGTATAACAGGAGCTGAAGCGCTTATCAGATGGGTGAAAGACTCAAGTGTGATTCCACCAGGAGTCTTTATTGAAAAAGTTGAAGAGTATCCTATCATCATCGAATTATCCAACAAAGTCCTAAAAGAGTCGATTTCATTCTGTAAGGAAATAACGACAGCCTACGATCCCGAGTTCACGATTAGTGTGAACATTACGCCCTACCAGCTTATCAATCAGCCGCTCGCGAATACGATTGAGCACTTTTTAAAAGAAGAAGGATTGGATGCAAGTCACCTTGAAATAGAAATTACAGAACGTAGTTTTTACAATCAAAATCCTAAAATCATCATGGAACTATACCAAATAAAAGAGCTTGGCGTTCATATCTCCCTCGATGACTTCGGTGTAGGCTACTCGGCTATTTCATGTCTAATCGGAATGCCTGTCGACTCAGTGAAACTCGATAGGATACTCATCAATAATCTTGGTGAGAACATAAAATCTCAAAAGTTAGTGGCCGGCATCATTGATGTCGTTCATAAATTGGATTTAAAAGTAATTGCTGAAGGTGTTGAAACACAAAAGCAAAAAGATTGGTTAATCGAGGAAGCTTGTGATGTACTGCAAGGGTACTATTTTTCAAAGCCTGTAGATCGTAAAAAGTTCATCGATGAGTTAATGGCTCAAGAATGA
- a CDS encoding leucine-rich repeat domain-containing protein codes for MLNSLLNHYDIHLERLKNLQWNECGYTLLDGNVSRIGFYGMPLKSIADELFELGNLEMLSLIHNQLKEIPSEIAKLSKLRELYLGGNELTSLPDDIGKLKELNYLYVIEESLKRLPRSLAELQQLEELVIRTKHEEEILMQIKIFKIKAKKIVVNDKEVDL; via the coding sequence ATGTTAAATAGCTTACTGAATCATTATGACATTCATTTAGAGAGGTTAAAAAATCTTCAGTGGAACGAATGTGGTTATACGCTTTTGGATGGAAACGTCTCAAGAATCGGATTTTATGGCATGCCGTTAAAATCGATAGCGGATGAACTTTTTGAGTTAGGAAATTTAGAAATGCTGTCACTGATTCACAATCAACTGAAAGAGATTCCTTCTGAAATCGCAAAATTATCAAAGTTGAGAGAATTGTATCTGGGAGGAAACGAACTTACGTCCTTACCTGACGATATAGGGAAGTTAAAAGAGCTGAACTATTTATATGTTATTGAAGAATCACTTAAACGGCTCCCACGATCCTTAGCAGAGCTTCAACAGTTGGAAGAATTGGTTATTAGGACAAAGCATGAAGAAGAGATACTCATGCAAATTAAGATCTTTAAGATCAAAGCCAAAAAAATAGTAGTCAATGATAAGGAAGTAGACTTGTAA
- a CDS encoding DUF3159 domain-containing protein, translated as MNKLITELKEEILSIVTGNTLDAMLPPLVFVIVNRLATLNMALITGLLFAVLLGIVRLMKKQDWRYAFGGMIGLLFTSVLVYATQSAANYFIPKLLSSGFGFLLTIISLIIGKPIAAFVSHLTRGWRLEWFWRDDIKPAYREVSVLWGLYFMIRLMILSTLYIKGDIWGLFWMNTLLGGPAILTVLIISYIYGIWRLKTLEGPGIDEFNEGVDPPWRGQTRGF; from the coding sequence ATGAATAAGCTTATTACAGAATTAAAGGAAGAGATTTTAAGTATCGTAACTGGTAATACCCTGGATGCCATGTTGCCACCTTTGGTGTTTGTCATTGTCAATCGATTGGCTACACTGAACATGGCCTTAATTACCGGGCTCCTGTTCGCAGTTTTACTGGGAATCGTCCGCTTAATGAAAAAGCAAGATTGGCGGTATGCCTTTGGTGGAATGATAGGTCTGTTGTTTACCTCTGTACTTGTTTATGCGACTCAAAGCGCAGCCAATTATTTCATTCCTAAGTTGCTTTCTAGCGGTTTTGGATTCCTACTGACGATCATCAGTCTGATTATCGGAAAACCCATCGCAGCTTTTGTAAGCCATTTGACACGCGGGTGGCGGCTTGAATGGTTTTGGAGAGATGATATTAAACCTGCATACCGCGAAGTAAGTGTTCTTTGGGGACTTTACTTTATGATAAGGTTGATGATTTTAAGCACTTTGTACATCAAGGGTGACATATGGGGGCTTTTTTGGATGAACACCTTACTTGGCGGACCAGCAATACTCACTGTACTTATCATCAGTTATATCTATGGAATATGGCGTTTAAAGACACTTGAAGGACCAGGTATCGATGAGTTCAACGAAGGCGTAGATCCACCATGGCGCGGTCAGACGAGGGGATTTTGA
- a CDS encoding 2-oxoacid:acceptor oxidoreductase family protein: protein MMDKIVIAGFGGQGVMFLGKVLAYTGMDSDLELCWIPSYGPEMRGGTANCSVILSDEEIHSPVIDQADAAIVMNMPAYEKFAPKVRPGGVLIVNSSLADIGEHRDDITVVKVPATDLANELGSPSIGNMICLGALLPHLSLVDSNKIEKVITKLTGKRPEMLQVNLAAIEKGMSL, encoded by the coding sequence ATGATGGATAAAATAGTAATCGCCGGATTCGGTGGACAAGGAGTTATGTTCCTTGGTAAAGTACTGGCTTACACTGGTATGGATTCAGATTTAGAGCTTTGCTGGATTCCTTCTTATGGTCCAGAAATGCGCGGTGGTACAGCAAACTGTTCAGTAATCCTTTCTGACGAAGAGATTCATTCACCAGTAATCGATCAGGCAGACGCAGCAATTGTAATGAACATGCCTGCCTACGAAAAATTCGCACCTAAAGTACGTCCTGGTGGCGTGCTGATCGTAAACTCGTCATTAGCGGATATCGGCGAGCACCGTGACGACATCACAGTGGTAAAAGTACCTGCAACCGATCTTGCAAACGAATTAGGTAGCCCAAGCATCGGCAACATGATTTGCCTTGGAGCATTACTACCTCACCTGTCGCTTGTTGATTCCAACAAGATCGAAAAGGTTATCACAAAGCTTACAGGAAAACGTCCTGAAATGCTTCAAGTGAACTTGGCGGCAATTGAAAAAGGTATGTCACTATAA
- a CDS encoding LysR family transcriptional regulator, with protein sequence MDIRQLKYFVAVAEKLSFTEAAKSLYVAQSAVSQQISELEKKLGIPLFNRNRRSVKLTPAGNVLYCEAIGLLKRLDEVQEITMKAHLGYKGHLRIGYIGYGDRTWLPKILNQFHTKYPDVTLEVNRYHQGELTKALNEDALDLVITFSFGISESLEELHNQTKIETHHICTEILCAVLASDSKLAKEWVNKTIPLKALAKESFIIQNRHESPQGFDKTLQICTDNGFSPKIVNTPNLVQTVLVLVEAHMGVALLPSSLKDYAGPNLTFLELDVKAEHRQNDIVAAWKTGNMNPSLSYLTKLISEGR encoded by the coding sequence ATGGACATAAGACAATTGAAGTACTTTGTTGCAGTCGCGGAGAAGTTGAGTTTTACTGAAGCGGCGAAGAGCCTGTATGTGGCACAGTCTGCAGTCAGTCAGCAAATCTCAGAACTGGAGAAAAAACTCGGTATTCCTCTTTTTAATAGAAATAGGAGATCGGTTAAACTCACCCCAGCAGGAAATGTACTTTACTGCGAGGCGATAGGGCTTCTTAAACGGCTTGATGAGGTGCAGGAAATCACTATGAAGGCCCATTTGGGTTATAAAGGACATCTTCGTATCGGCTATATCGGTTATGGGGATCGTACATGGCTACCTAAAATCCTAAATCAGTTTCACACGAAGTATCCCGATGTGACACTAGAGGTAAATAGATATCATCAAGGTGAGCTTACTAAGGCGCTTAATGAAGATGCGCTGGATCTTGTCATTACTTTTTCTTTTGGCATTTCTGAATCCCTGGAAGAATTGCATAATCAGACTAAAATTGAAACACATCATATATGCACTGAAATTCTGTGTGCAGTTTTAGCATCAGATAGTAAGCTGGCAAAGGAGTGGGTGAATAAGACCATTCCCCTAAAAGCACTTGCAAAAGAATCGTTTATTATTCAAAATCGTCATGAATCTCCGCAGGGGTTTGATAAAACGCTGCAAATATGCACTGATAATGGCTTCTCTCCAAAGATCGTGAACACGCCTAATTTAGTTCAGACAGTGCTTGTGTTAGTGGAAGCACATATGGGGGTCGCACTTTTACCAAGCAGTTTGAAAGATTATGCGGGGCCCAACTTGACTTTTTTAGAGCTTGACGTTAAGGCTGAACATCGGCAAAACGATATTGTGGCCGCATGGAAAACAGGTAATATGAATCCATCGCTTAGCTATCTTACAAAGTTGATTTCTGAGGGAAGATAG
- a CDS encoding GNAT family N-acetyltransferase — MKTYKIRPVKPGDGSGINELRRMPGVFENILGIPSERSKRNEDFILNMGANTHMFVAVMAVEGQDIIVGTAGLNVMDNPRLRHSGSIGIMVHKEYQGIGIGQALMETLLDVADNWLMLVRVELTVFSDNERAVKLYTKLGFETEGLKKKAAIRNGQYADEYMMSRIRNI; from the coding sequence ATGAAAACTTATAAAATAAGACCGGTTAAACCGGGAGATGGGTCTGGTATCAACGAATTGAGAAGAATGCCCGGAGTTTTTGAAAATATCTTGGGGATACCTTCAGAACGGAGTAAGAGAAATGAGGATTTCATACTGAACATGGGTGCAAACACGCATATGTTTGTTGCGGTCATGGCTGTTGAAGGACAGGATATCATCGTCGGTACTGCTGGACTGAATGTGATGGATAACCCAAGGTTAAGGCATTCTGGCAGTATCGGCATTATGGTACATAAGGAGTATCAGGGAATAGGAATAGGACAAGCATTGATGGAAACACTACTGGATGTAGCCGATAACTGGTTAATGCTTGTAAGAGTGGAACTGACTGTGTTTTCAGATAATGAGAGGGCGGTTAAGCTTTATACAAAGTTAGGGTTTGAAACTGAGGGGCTGAAAAAGAAGGCGGCGATAAGAAATGGACAATATGCGGACGAATACATGATGTCTAGAATAAGAAACATATGA
- a CDS encoding thiamine pyrophosphate-dependent enzyme has translation MQKIFGRSAGLTDVPFSFCPGCTHGTIMRLIAEVLEELEIIDNTIGISPVGCAGFSQDFFTNDFIGAAHGRAQAVGIGVKRSLPDRMVFTYQGDGDIAAIGTQHAIHAAARGENITSIMVNNAIFGMTGGQMAPTTLEGMKTSTSPYGKNTVTDGFPIDMPKLLSNLPGAVYVAAVSVDSPKEIVKAKKAIKKAFQVQIAGLGFSLVSVLSTCPTNWGLSPVDSLQWLRDNMMPVYEMGELKVTEEVAKL, from the coding sequence ATGCAAAAAATCTTTGGCCGTAGCGCGGGCCTGACAGACGTGCCATTTTCCTTCTGTCCAGGTTGTACACATGGTACAATCATGCGCCTTATAGCCGAGGTACTTGAAGAACTTGAAATCATAGATAACACCATCGGTATTTCACCAGTAGGATGCGCCGGTTTTAGCCAGGACTTCTTCACCAACGACTTTATCGGTGCAGCCCATGGTCGTGCCCAAGCTGTCGGTATTGGTGTAAAGCGTTCACTGCCAGATCGTATGGTGTTCACGTATCAAGGTGATGGAGACATTGCTGCAATCGGTACGCAACATGCAATTCACGCTGCTGCGCGTGGTGAAAACATCACATCCATCATGGTCAATAACGCAATCTTTGGTATGACAGGCGGCCAAATGGCACCAACTACCTTAGAAGGCATGAAAACATCTACAAGTCCTTATGGTAAGAACACAGTTACAGACGGTTTCCCTATCGATATGCCAAAACTGCTTTCTAACCTTCCAGGTGCTGTATATGTAGCGGCGGTTTCTGTCGATTCTCCAAAAGAAATTGTTAAAGCGAAAAAAGCCATCAAAAAAGCATTTCAAGTGCAAATTGCCGGTCTTGGCTTCTCACTAGTCAGTGTTCTTTCTACTTGCCCGACAAACTGGGGCCTCTCACCTGTAGATAGCTTGCAGTGGTTAAGAGACAACATGATGCCTGTCTATGAGATGGGTGAATTAAAAGTCACTGAGGAGGTAGCTAAGCTATGA
- a CDS encoding CGGC domain-containing protein — protein MKIAIIINESTADKCTGKGCLNAFHQRKDAFECYDEHVELVGFMHTGGDFEHKVKRLIENDVEVVHLSSCLRAKNDDYVQMAHELSKHFSVVGYSHGQRTGKSKEAIMVKKQVQP, from the coding sequence ATGAAAATCGCGATAATAATTAATGAGAGTACTGCAGATAAATGTACTGGAAAAGGTTGTTTAAATGCATTCCATCAAAGAAAAGATGCATTTGAATGCTATGATGAACATGTGGAGTTGGTAGGTTTTATGCATACGGGCGGAGATTTTGAACACAAGGTGAAAAGATTAATTGAAAATGATGTCGAAGTAGTTCATCTATCGAGTTGCCTAAGAGCAAAAAATGATGACTATGTGCAGATGGCTCATGAGTTATCCAAGCATTTTAGTGTGGTTGGTTATTCACATGGTCAAAGAACAGGTAAGAGTAAAGAAGCAATTATGGTAAAAAAGCAAGTGCAGCCATAA
- the vorB gene encoding 3-methyl-2-oxobutanoate dehydrogenase subunit VorB — translation MALERILLKGNEIIGEAAIRAGCKLFFGYPITPSTEVVEYLSAQFPKRGGDLVQAEDEIGAIYMCYGAACTGNRVMTASSSPGVSLKQEGISYAAAVELPMVIVNVNRCGPGLGGLGPAQSDYFQSTRGGGHGDYRTIVLAPSKAQELYDFTMDAFDLADKHRNPVILHTDGFLGQTMEPVWLKERPEMPQVDRSWVVDGAKGREKRVLASYSLTNEIGEANNLRWEAKYKHIEETEQRWEEFHTEDAEYLLVSYGTTGRICKSTVLNARKRGIKLGLIRPITLWPFPKKAFEPLIDNVKGMLTVELNTGQMIEDVKLATECKKPVHLFRRQGGMLPTEHEILENLISTFNLTNEEA, via the coding sequence ATGGCTCTTGAAAGAATTCTATTAAAAGGTAACGAGATTATCGGTGAGGCTGCCATACGTGCAGGCTGTAAACTATTCTTCGGTTACCCCATCACTCCATCTACAGAAGTTGTTGAATACTTATCAGCACAGTTTCCAAAACGTGGCGGCGACCTTGTTCAAGCCGAAGATGAAATCGGCGCGATCTACATGTGCTATGGTGCCGCATGCACAGGTAACCGTGTAATGACGGCATCTTCAAGCCCTGGTGTCAGCCTAAAGCAAGAAGGTATCTCTTATGCTGCCGCGGTTGAACTACCTATGGTAATCGTAAATGTCAACAGATGCGGTCCTGGTCTTGGCGGTCTTGGTCCGGCTCAATCAGACTATTTCCAATCGACTCGTGGCGGCGGTCATGGCGACTACCGTACCATCGTACTTGCGCCATCTAAAGCTCAAGAGCTTTACGACTTTACAATGGACGCATTCGATCTTGCAGACAAACACCGTAACCCGGTTATTCTTCATACAGACGGTTTCCTTGGGCAGACTATGGAACCGGTATGGCTTAAAGAGCGTCCTGAAATGCCTCAAGTGGATAGAAGCTGGGTCGTTGATGGTGCTAAGGGTCGCGAAAAACGCGTACTCGCAAGCTACTCGCTCACTAATGAAATTGGTGAAGCCAACAACCTTAGATGGGAAGCTAAATATAAGCACATAGAAGAAACAGAACAGCGCTGGGAAGAGTTCCACACAGAAGATGCTGAATACCTGCTAGTAAGCTACGGTACAACAGGTCGTATTTGTAAGAGCACAGTACTTAATGCTAGAAAACGCGGCATTAAACTTGGTCTTATCCGTCCAATCACGCTTTGGCCATTCCCTAAAAAGGCGTTTGAACCACTAATAGATAACGTTAAAGGAATGCTTACTGTCGAACTTAACACAGGTCAAATGATTGAAGACGTTAAGCTAGCGACTGAGTGCAAGAAGCCAGTTCACCTATTCCGTCGTCAAGGTGGTATGCTACCGACAGAACACGAAATTCTTGAAAACTTAATCTCTACTTTTAACTTAACGAACGAGGAGGCCTAA
- a CDS encoding MarR family winged helix-turn-helix transcriptional regulator, producing the protein MINSIREIFAKSFLVTRMWEVLFNRQTGSKELTLKQLMLLIVVDNAFDHSPTIKEIANELATSHQNVKVLLGQLEKKEFVELYTDENDKRVTRVRTSELKSAYWKERSLDDQKMLVHLFDGLTEEELKITARAIDKLTENAKRLM; encoded by the coding sequence ATGATTAATTCCATTCGTGAGATTTTCGCAAAGTCTTTTTTAGTTACTAGAATGTGGGAAGTGCTTTTTAACAGGCAAACTGGTTCGAAAGAACTAACGTTAAAGCAATTAATGCTTCTGATTGTTGTCGACAATGCGTTTGATCATTCGCCTACAATAAAGGAAATTGCGAATGAACTAGCGACTTCTCATCAAAATGTAAAAGTACTCTTAGGACAACTTGAGAAAAAGGAGTTTGTTGAACTGTATACGGATGAGAATGATAAAAGGGTCACGAGAGTTAGAACATCTGAATTGAAATCGGCATACTGGAAAGAAAGATCCCTTGATGATCAAAAAATGCTTGTACATCTGTTTGATGGATTAACTGAAGAGGAATTAAAGATTACTGCAAGGGCGATAGATAAACTCACAGAAAATGCTAAACGACTGATGTAG
- a CDS encoding ferredoxin family protein: protein MTKVKILHEYCKSCGLCIDICPKKILKIGDTANKKGYFTAVCTDQNQCISCALCATMCPDVAIEVYREKR, encoded by the coding sequence TTGACTAAAGTCAAAATTCTGCATGAATACTGTAAAAGCTGCGGGCTCTGCATCGACATCTGCCCCAAAAAAATCCTGAAGATCGGCGATACAGCCAACAAAAAAGGCTACTTTACTGCCGTTTGTACAGACCAAAACCAGTGCATCAGCTGTGCTCTCTGTGCCACAATGTGCCCAGACGTGGCCATCGAAGTGTACAGAGAAAAGCGCTAG
- a CDS encoding flavodoxin domain-containing protein, whose protein sequence is MKTVLLYSSKYGTTKKCAELLAQKLIQCTLVSLDAQPDFDVSDYQNIIIGTSVYAGQIRKPVKTYLTNHVDLLKSKHVSYYFCCNDTTDHFNLVPDQLKTESTIVTQFGFELNQSKMNFFDRLVTKMIAKTSETVSVIKFEAIDAFAKKVELASNQAV, encoded by the coding sequence ATGAAAACAGTACTATTATACTCGTCAAAATATGGTACAACAAAAAAATGCGCCGAACTATTGGCTCAAAAGCTTATACAGTGCACACTTGTATCACTAGACGCTCAACCTGACTTTGACGTATCTGACTATCAAAACATCATCATAGGTACATCGGTCTATGCGGGCCAAATCAGAAAACCAGTGAAGACATATCTCACTAACCATGTTGACCTTCTTAAATCTAAGCACGTTTCATACTACTTCTGCTGTAATGATACGACCGACCATTTCAATCTAGTTCCCGATCAGTTGAAGACAGAATCAACGATAGTTACGCAGTTTGGATTTGAGCTAAACCAATCTAAAATGAACTTTTTCGATCGCTTAGTTACTAAAATGATTGCTAAGACTTCTGAAACAGTTAGCGTGATAAAATTTGAAGCAATTGATGCTTTTGCTAAAAAAGTCGAACTGGCAAGTAACCAGGCAGTATAG